In Planctomycetota bacterium, a single window of DNA contains:
- a CDS encoding HU family DNA-binding protein codes for MQRKEIAEAIAKKIKVTDLLAKQIVKEVFSVVIDTVAKEGRLELRNFGVFSIKERKPRKARNPKTGAEVLLPARKVMVFKPGYNVKKKISRS; via the coding sequence AAATCGCCGAAGCCATAGCCAAAAAAATTAAGGTAACTGATTTATTGGCAAAACAGATTGTCAAGGAGGTTTTCAGCGTCGTTATCGATACGGTGGCCAAAGAAGGTCGCCTGGAACTCCGTAATTTCGGGGTGTTCAGCATTAAGGAACGCAAGCCCCGTAAGGCGCGCAATCCTAAAACCGGCGCTGAAGTTCTGCTGCCCGCCCGCAAGGTAATGGTTTTTAAGCCCGGCTATAATGTTAAGAAGAAAATATCGCGCAGTTAA
- a CDS encoding SemiSWEET transporter — translation MNLTLHGIIAGTLSTGALLPQVIKSFSSQKTQDLSFLMLALMISGGSLWFAYGIRLKDKPIIIANAVILGLVISLLALKLKYG, via the coding sequence ATGAATTTAACCCTGCACGGAATTATCGCCGGCACATTAAGCACCGGCGCTTTGCTGCCCCAGGTAATAAAGAGTTTTTCCAGCCAAAAAACCCAGGATTTATCGTTCTTGATGCTGGCGCTGATGATCAGCGGCGGTTCACTCTGGTTTGCCTACGGGATACGATTAAAAGACAAGCCCATCATCATTGCCAATGCCGTGATTCTGGGGCTGGTGATTTCACTGCTGGCGCTGAAGCTGAAATACGGGTAA
- a CDS encoding acyl-CoA dehydrogenase family protein, whose product MIYNLSEEQQLLKDTAGDFADKVLAPISGTIDKEEKIPDAIIAKLAEMGFWGIMVPEKYGGAGLDTFSLMLVLEQISRACASTSVTLSVHNSLACNAINKYGTEEQKQKYLPKLAAGQIIGAYSLTEPDAGSDAASIKAHARFDGKNYILNGVKEFVTSGPIAGVIVLFARTDSQAVNNKGISAFLVEPGFKGVTRGKREEKMGVRGAPMCEIALEDAVVPKANLLGQENKGFEIAMDALNCGRIGIAIQSVGIAQSALDMAVKYAKERKQFGKFLNEFQAVKWKLAEMATEIEAARLLAYQTALMRDQGVPYVKEASMAKLFASGVVNRATKESLQIHGGMGYTKDFAIERLFRDSKVTEIYEGTSEVQHLVISRFLI is encoded by the coding sequence ATGATTTACAATCTGAGTGAAGAGCAGCAACTGTTGAAGGATACAGCCGGTGATTTTGCGGACAAGGTCCTGGCGCCGATTTCCGGGACCATTGACAAGGAAGAAAAAATACCGGATGCGATTATCGCCAAACTGGCCGAGATGGGTTTCTGGGGCATCATGGTGCCGGAGAAATACGGCGGGGCCGGGCTGGACACCTTTTCCCTGATGCTGGTGTTAGAACAAATCAGCCGGGCCTGCGCCTCAACCAGCGTGACACTGTCGGTCCATAATTCGCTGGCCTGCAACGCCATCAATAAATACGGCACTGAAGAACAGAAGCAGAAATACCTGCCTAAATTAGCCGCCGGCCAAATCATCGGAGCCTATTCCCTGACCGAGCCGGATGCGGGCAGCGATGCGGCTTCCATCAAGGCCCACGCCCGGTTTGACGGTAAAAACTATATTCTGAACGGCGTCAAGGAATTCGTCACCTCCGGCCCGATTGCCGGTGTAATCGTGCTGTTCGCCCGAACTGATTCCCAGGCAGTCAACAATAAAGGCATCAGCGCATTTCTGGTTGAGCCGGGGTTTAAAGGGGTCACCCGCGGAAAAAGAGAGGAAAAGATGGGCGTGCGCGGCGCGCCGATGTGTGAAATCGCTTTAGAAGACGCCGTCGTGCCCAAGGCCAACCTGCTGGGCCAGGAAAACAAGGGATTCGAGATTGCCATGGATGCGTTAAACTGCGGCCGGATCGGGATTGCCATCCAATCGGTCGGCATTGCCCAGTCCGCCCTGGATATGGCCGTCAAATACGCCAAGGAACGCAAACAGTTCGGCAAATTCCTCAACGAGTTCCAGGCGGTCAAATGGAAATTAGCCGAGATGGCCACCGAGATAGAGGCGGCCCGGCTGCTGGCCTACCAGACCGCCCTGATGCGCGATCAGGGCGTGCCCTATGTCAAAGAGGCGTCTATGGCAAAACTCTTTGCCTCGGGCGTGGTCAACCGGGCCACCAAGGAATCGCTGCAGATTCACGGCGGCATGGGCTATACCAAGGATTTTGCCATCGAGCGGCTGTTCCGGGATTCCAAGGTGACCGAAATCTACGAAGGGACTTCGGAGGTCCAACATCTGGTCATCAGCCGCTTTTTAATATAG